A stretch of the Hippoglossus hippoglossus isolate fHipHip1 chromosome 1, fHipHip1.pri, whole genome shotgun sequence genome encodes the following:
- the cabp2a gene encoding calcium-binding protein 2a isoform X2, with product MGNINKASKKNSKRKKGVSPVERSSSPLAAAMLGDLGGADEVDTDDEDEGGSEREFNDPLCALVKNCNMLHNIVGPACIFLRQGFSQSQLDRDLRPEEMEELREAFREFDKDKDGFISCKDLGECMRTMGYMPTEMELIELSQQICGGRVDFEDFVELMGPKMLAETADMIGVKELRDAFKEFDSDGDGQISLAELREAMKKLMGEQLNHREIDEILRDVDLNGDGQVDFEEFVRMMSR from the exons ATGGGAAACATCAACAAGGCGTCTAAAAAGAACAGTAAAAGGAAGAAG GGGGTGTCACCCGTAGAAAGAAGCAGCTCCCCATTGGCTGCCGCCATGTTGGGGGACCTGGGTGGTGCCGATGAGGTGGACACAGACGACGAAGATGAAGGAGGCAGCGAGCGGGAGTTTAATGATCCCCTGTGCGCTCTGGTTAAGAACTGcaacatgctgcacaacatagTGGGGCCTGCTTGTATCTTCCTTAGACAGGGCTTCTCACAGAGCCAGCTT GACAGAGATCTGAGACCGGAGGAAATGGAAG agcTGCGTGAAGCCTTCAGGGAGTTTGACAAAGACAAGGATGGCTTCATCAGCTGTAAGGACCTTGGGGAGTGCATGAGGACTATGGGATACATGCCGACAGAGATGGAACTGATCGAACTCAGCCAGCAGATAT GTGGTGGCAGAGTGGACTTTGAGGACTTTGTGGAACTGATGGGTCCAAAGATGCTGGCAGAGACTGCAGACATGATTGGAGTCAAGGAGCTGAGGGACGCCTTCAAAGAG TTTGACTCCGATGGCGATGGACAGATCAGCCTTGCGGAGCTCAGAGAAGCCATGAAGAAGCTGATGGGGGAGCAGCTCAACCACCGAGAGATCGACGAGATCCTGCGAGATGTGGACCTCAATGGGGACGGACAGGTGGACTTCGAAG aGTTTGTGCGTATGATGTCTCGCTGA